One Drosophila willistoni isolate 14030-0811.24 chromosome 2R unlocalized genomic scaffold, UCI_dwil_1.1 Seg167, whole genome shotgun sequence DNA segment encodes these proteins:
- the LOC26529156 gene encoding ataxin-2 homolog — MICKQDVLLWFETLDSYKRIETMYSLLTACLPFELRFLGTLLEEQGRCDSEKLRGMELRANNPHELAADMLTCQKGDPTDIKHRRKMALYLALIRACNRNCVAEIFRTLECWGESDFSCINDQDTLLELLLVYTMAAIHPVFSLDEQRKLNVILAKIKENKLMAEKLNSQQQQQQQQQQPTMYPPSQHQQHLQLHQMAQPQPPPPHPQIMQMVQTPQGTIPMIFSQHFPKLLPSTDGTHQINAIEAMSHMMQSNITIPTDASAMWPIRHYAHPPPPQQPQQQQQQQQQQVQIQQQQQNIEHPGQMPPQATSPMLSQQSSPSSSRTTSPQRSLTQQQQQQPQQMRNMSQRMTGGGMKNTRRPSAETTPPPTSSIGGDQQHAKHMDENINDGLTTSLPNLIRNGFQRPGAGHHHRIKANTYIPPHQQQQQQQQQQPHFQPNSNYMNAMQNMNLNDDGSGGSTSMMSIHSNKSTATTGSETGSSNGSCGEISPPETPTPLPLAQMHGQVGAMVTTVLPGGTVMGGYQQKPHHLSYKQQQQLNLQQRLNGRNGVEKSYQQIYPATGTPVSSDAGSGQALLISPSPVNTPTSTVLPLPSAAYNAAAGTYPYHTGSTPRGHPPPQPPQALIQAHTAPPPHGGFRYPMQPPPHNGEQQLLYSAFPGLTFLAPAPAGTPTGAPVTASQLRNTAAVTLSTNAVVTVPATHQPAPQPPPPTAVVSQQSYSALSVCPITGAGAGAATQKIISCYNCGSQTHSGRDCQEASMEDVTRSASYKLDYSEASSTTSEVNTNLSDKQQQQQQADMSNSTVITPTAASAIATGTATAVTSGK, encoded by the exons ATGATTTGCAAACAAGACGTCCTCCTGTGGTTTGAGACACTCGATAGCTACAAACGTATTGAGACCATGTATTCCCTGCTAACCGCCTGTCTGCCCTTCGAATTGCGTTTCCTCGGCACGCTGCTCGAGGAGCAGGGCCGCTGCGATTCGGAAAAATTACGGGGCATGGAGCTAAGGGCTAACAATCCACATGAATTGGCGGCGGATATGTTAACCTGCCAAAAGGGTGATCCCACAGATATAAAACATCGCCGCAAAATGGCATTATATTTGGCATTGATACGGGCCTGCAATCGTAACTGTGTGGCCGAAATCTTTCGTACTCTTGAATGTTGGGGCGAATCGGATTTCAGTTGCATTAACGATCAGGATACCTTGTTGGAGTTATTGCTGGTCTATACCATGGCTGCCATACATCCGGTCTTCTCGCTGGATGAGCAAAGAAAACTCAATGTGATATTGGCCAAAATCAAGGAAAATAAATTGATGGCAGAGAAGTTAAATAGT caacaacagcagcagcagcagcaacaacagccaaCAATGTACCCGCCGTCCCAGCATCAGCAGCATTTGCAGCTACATCAAATGGCCCAGCCGCAACCGCCGCCGCCACATCCACAGATCATGCAAATGGTCCAGACGCCGCAGGGCACAATACCTATGATATTTTCTCAACATTTTCCTAAA CTTCTGCCCAGCACCGATGGTACGCATCAGATTAACGCTATTGAGGCTATGTCACATATGATGCAATCCAACATCACCATTCCAACGGACGCAAGTGCCATGTGGCCCATACGACATTATGCTCATCCACCGCCACCACAGCAaccacaacagcagcagcaacaacaacagcaacaggtTCAAattcaacagcaacagcaaaatatTGAGCATCCTGGACAAATGCCACCACAAGCCACTTCACCAATGTTAAGTCAACAATCCTCGCCATCAAGTAGTCGCACCACAAGTCCTCAACGGAGTCTaacgcaacagcagcagcagcaaccacaaCAAATGCGCAACATGTCGCAACGTATGACTGGTGGAGGCATGAAAAACACACGACGACCATCGGCAGAGACCACGCCGCCTCCAACTTCATCTATTGGTGGTGATCAACAGCATGCTAAACATATGGATGAG AATATAAATGATGGCTTAACCACAAGTTTACCCAATTTAATACGAAACGGTTTCCAGCGTCCGGGAGCAGGTCATCATCATCGCATCAAggcaaacacatacataccgcctcatcaacagcagcagcagcaacagcagcaacaaccacaCTTTCAGCCCAATAGCAATTATATGAATGCCATGCAGAATATGAATTTGAATGACGATGGCAGTGGCGGATCTACATCTATGATGAGCATCCATTCCAACAAAAGTACAGCAACAACTGGCAGCGAAACGGGCAGCTCGAATGGGTCATGCGGTGAAATATCGCCACCGGAAACGCCAACGCCGTTGCCCTTAGCCCAGATGCATGGACAAGTTGGCGCCATGGTAACGACTGTGCTACCCGGTGGCACTGTTATGGGTGGCTATCAACAGAAGCCGCATCATCTTAgttataaacaacaacagcaactgaaTCTGCAGCAGCGGCTAAATGGGCGCAATGGTGTGGAGAAGAGTTATCAACAGATTTACCCAGCGACTGGTACGCCCGTTTCAAGTGATGCGGGCAGTGGGCAGGCTCTGCTCATTAGCCCCTCGCCAGTGAATACGCCGACATCGACTGTATTGCCCCTGCCTTCTGCGGCCTATAATGCCGCAGCGGGCACCTATCCATATCACACGGGAAGCACTCCACGAGGACATCCGCCACCACAGCCACCGCAGGCATTGATACAAGCCCATACGGCACCACCTCCGCATGGCGGTTTTCGTTATCCGATGCAACCGCCACCACACAATGGTGAACAACAACTCCTCTATTCAGCTTTCCCGGGACTGACCTTCTTGGCCCCAGCACCGGCGGGTACACCAACCGGAGCGCCGGTAACAGCGTCACAGCTACGAAATACAGCGGCCGTCACGTTGAGTACGAATGCCGTTGTCACAGTGCCGGCAACACATCAGCCCGCCCCCCAACCGCCGCCACCAACGGCGGTGGTCAGTCAGCAGTCCTATAGTGCATTAAGTGTTTGTCCCATCACAGGTGCGGGGGCTGGAGCAGCTACACAAAAGATTATTTCCTGCTACAATTGCGGCTCCCAGACGCATAGCGGACGAGACTGCCAAGAGGCCTCAATGGAGGATGTGACTCGTAGTGCCAGCTACAAATTGGACTATTCCGAGGCCTCTTCGACGACAAGTGAAGTGAATACAAATCTAAGTgacaaacagcagcagcagcaacaagctGACATGTCAAATTCTACAGTAATCACACCCACAGCAGCTTCCGCAATAGCCACAGGCACAGCGACAGCGGTGACAAGTGGTAAATAG
- the LOC6643842 gene encoding mitochondrial ribosome-associated GTPase 2 has protein sequence MFANGAGKLNFWQSLIAISKNVNQTRLKCSQVPTALRPKKAKSTRKEAQYFSDAKKVRTVGGKGGDGCVSFLQLWCNERAGPDGGDGGNGGHVIFQASNDVRNFNHVDSVLHAEPGEVGMAKDCHGKNAKHMVIKVPIGTVIRNNQGLIVGDLSKADLMFVAARGGAGGKGNRFFTTDRETSPRVCEYGPSGEDVGYTLELRSMADVGLIGYPNAGKSTLLNALTRAKPKVAPYAFTTLRPHLGTVQYDDHVQLTIADLPGLVPDAHRNKGLGIQFLKHAERCTLLLFVLDASAQDPWLHYGQLMHELQQFGGCLAQRPQLIVANKIDMDESKTNYEELKRRLNQPILGISAKMGHNLAQLLQTIRSSYNLHKNKTALES, from the exons ATGTTCGCTAACGGAGCcggtaaactaaatttttggCAAAGCCTAATCGCAATTTCCAAAAATGTTAACCAAACTCGTTTAAAGTGCAGTCAGGTACCAACTGCTCTGCGACCAAAGAAGGCAAAATCTACACGGAAAGAA GCACAATACTTTTCCGATGCCAAGAAAGTGCGAACTGTAGGCGGCAAAGGCGGGGATGGATGTGTATCCTTTCTGCAGCTGTGGTGCAACGAACGTGCCGGTCCGGATGGCGGAGATGGTGGCAACGGTGGCCATGTGATATTTCAGGCCTCCAACGATGTGCGCAACTTTAACCATGTAGACAGCGTGCTGCATGCAGAGCCAGGAGAAGTTGGCATGGCAAAGGATTGTCATGGAAAAAATGCCAAACATATGGTGATCAAAGTGCCCATTGGAACGGTTATTCGTAATAACCAAGGTCTTATTGTCGGGGATCTTAGTAAAGCTGATCTGATGTTTGTAGCCGCACGCGGTGGAGCCGGTGGCAAGGGAAATCGGTTCTTCACGACGGACAGAGAGACCAGTCCAAGGGTATGTGAGTATGGGCCATCTGGAGAAGACGTTGGCTATACCCTGGAACTGCGTAGTATGGCTGATGTGGGTCTGATTGGATATCCGAATGCCGGAAAGAGTACTCTGCTAAATGCTCTCACCCGTGCCAAGCCCAAAGTTGCACCATATGCTTTTACCACGCTGCGTCCTCACCTGGGCACTGTTCAATACGATGACCACGTCCAGTTAACCATTGCGGATCTCCCGGGTCTTGTGCCAGATGCACATCGCAACAAAGGACTAGGCATACAGTTCCTTAAACATGCTGAACGCTGCACTCTGCTTCTTTTCGTTCTCGATGCCAGTGCCCAGGATCCTTGGCTTCATTATGGACAACTCATGCATGAGCTTCAGCAATTCGGCGGATGTTTAGCTCAGAGACCGCAATTGATAGTAGCCAATAAAATTGATATGGACGAGAGCAAGACTAACTATGAAGAGCTGAAGCGAAGATTAAATCAGCCTATTCTCGGGATTAGCGCCAAAATGGGCCACAATCTGGCACAGCTTCTTCAAACCATCAGATCAAGTTATAATctacataaaaataaaaccgcCTTGGAAAGTTAG
- the LOC6643841 gene encoding WD repeat-containing protein 82: MKIKLVDSVVRSFKVAKIFRENTDKINAIDFAPNGEHLISCSEDDQIVIYDCEKGTQSRTVNSKKYGVDLIHFTHANNTAIHSSTKVDDTIRYLSLHDNKYLRYFPGHTKKVISLCISPVEDTFLSGSLDKTLRLWDLRSPNCQGLMHLSGRPIAAYDPEGLIFAAGVNSESIKLYDLRSFDKGPFVTFKLNQEKECDWTGLKFSRDGKTILISTNGSVIRLVDAFHGTPLQTFTGYPNNKGIAIEASFSPDSQFIFSGSTDGRVHIWNADTGNKVSVLNGDHPGPVQCVQFNPKYMMLASACTNMAFWLPTTEEGI, from the coding sequence ATGAAGATAAAACTAGTTGATTCGGTTGTACGAAGCTTCAAGGTGGCAAAGATATTCCGAGAGAATACCGACAAAATCAATGCGATTGATTTTGCTCCAAATGGCGAGCATTTAATTTCATGCAGCGAGGACGATCAAATTGTGATCTACGATTGTGAAAAGGGGACGCAGTCACGGACGGTGAACTCAAAGAAGTATGGAGTGGATCTCATACATTTTACTCACGCCAATAACACGGCCATACACAGCTCGACAAAAGTGGATGATACCATACGATATCTAAGTTTACACGATAACAAATATTTGAGGTACTTTCCGGGCCATACCAAAAAGGTTATCTCGTTGTGTATCTCACCCGTAGAGGATACATTCCTTTCGGGATCATTGGACAAAACCCTACGTCTTTGGGACTTGAGATCTCCAAATTGCCAGGGTCTTATGCATTTGTCCGGACGACCAATTGCCGCATACGATCCGGAGGGCCTAATTTTTGCAGCCGGCGTCAATTCCGAGAGCATCAAGTTATACGATTTGCGTTCTTTTGACAAGGGTCCATTTGTGACGTTTAAACTAAACCAGGAAAAGGAATGCGATTGGACAGGACTGAAGTTCTCACGGGATGGAAAAACCATATTAATAAGCACTAATGGATCCGTTATACGTCTGGTAGATGCCTTCCATGGCACTCCGCTGCAAACATTCACCGGCTATCCAAATAACAAGGGAATCGCGATTGAGGCAAGTTTTAGTCCCGACTCACAATTTATCTTTTCGGGCAGCACGGATGGACGTGTTCATATCTGGAATGCGGATACCGGCAATAAGGTTTCCGTTCTGAATGGTGATCATCCTGGACCAGTTCAATGCGTACAATTCAACCCCAAGTACATGATGTTGGCCTCGGCGTGCACAAATATGGCTTTCTGGTTACCCACAACCGAAGAAGGCATATAA
- the LOC6643840 gene encoding probable 26S proteasome non-ATPase regulatory subunit 3, whose amino-acid sequence MSNTADTGAHDVEMEVDVATTADSPTTTVADEKKNQDVAAVQEIREQIRQIEKSVASKESRFILRVLRNLPNTRRKLNGVVFRNLVQSIYPNGADRETALSLTPALEKDATELPDVAKKLVATKSPIPEVDAYFYLLLLVKLIDANDLKRSHTCAESLMSKISIQNRRTLDLIGAKSYFYFSRVAELNDGLEGIRGFLHARLRTATLRNDFEGQAVLINCLLRNYLHYSLYDQADKLVKKSVYPESASNNEWARFLYYLGRIKAAKLEYSDAHKHLVQALRKSPQHAAIGFRQTVQKLIIVVELLLGNIPERVVFRQAGLRQSLAPYFQLTQAVRMGNLKRFGDVVSQFGPKFQLDHTFTLIIRLRHNVIKTAIRSIGLSYSRISPQDIAKRLVLDSAEDAEFIVSKAIRDGVIEATLDPAQNYMRSKESTDIYSTREPQLAFHERISFCLNLHNQSVKAMRYPPKSYGKDLESAEERREREQQDLELAKEMAEDDEDGF is encoded by the exons ATGTCCAACACCGCAGATACTGGTGCCCATGATGTAGAAATGGAAGTGGATGTAGCCACCACAGCTGATTCGCCGACAACGACAGTTGCCgatgaaaagaaaaatcaagatGTGGCCGCCGTCCAAGAGATACGCGAGCAAATACGTCAAATTGAGAAGTCGGTGGCTTCCAAGGAGTCACG TTTTATTTTGCGAGTGCTACGCAATTTGCCCAACACAAGGCGTAAACTAAATGGAGTGGTTTTCCGTAATTTAGTCCAAAGCATTTATCCAAATGGAGCGGATCGTGAGACGGCATTGTCCTTGACGCCAGCCTTGGAGAAGGATGCCACCGAATTGCCCGATGTGGCTAAAAAATTAGTAGCCACCAAGTCGCCCATTCCTGAAGTTGATGCTTATTTCTATTTGCTGCTATTGGTTAAATTAATCGATGCGAATGACTTAAAGCGCTCTCATACTTGCGCTGAATCCTTGATGTCGAAAATATCTATCCAGAATCGTCGCACATTGGATTTAATTGGCGCCAAATCATATTTCTATTTCTCCCGTGTGGCCGAGCTTAACGATGGCCTGGAAGGGATTCGAGGCTTTTTGCATGCTCGGCTTAGGACAGCCACTTTACGCAATGATTTCGAGGGTCAAGCAGTGCTCATAAATTGTTTGCTTCGTAATTATTTGCACTATTCCTTGTACGATCAGGCTGACAAGCTGGTAAAGAAGTCAGTGTATCCAGAATCGGCAAGCAACAACGAATGGGCTCGTTTCCTTTACTATCTGGGCAGGATTAAGGCAGCCAAGTTGGAGTACAGTGATGCTCATAAGCATTTGGTTCAGGCTTTGCGTAAATCCCCCCAGCATGCGGCCATTGGTTTTCGTCAGACTGTGCAGAAATTGATTATTGTAGTGGAATTGTTGCTGGGCAACATACCCGAACGTGTTGTGTTCCGGCAGGCGGGTCTTCGCCAAAGTCTCGCACCATATTTCCAACTTACCCAGGCAGTGCGTATGGGTAATCTAAAACGTTTCGGCGATGTGGTTTCTCAATTCGGACCCAAATTTCAATTGGATCACACTTTTACTTTGATCATCCGACTGCGACACAATGTCATCAAGACGGCTATACGCTCCATCGGATTGTCATACTCGCGAATTTCCCCACAGGACATTGCCAAGCGTTTAGTGTTGGACTCTGCCGAGGATGCCGAATTCATCGTTTCGAAGGCTATTCGGGATGGCGTCATTGAGGCCACACTTGATCCGGCCCAGAACTACATGCGTAGCAAGGAGAGCACAGATATCTATAGCACACGCGAGCCGCAGTTAGCTTTCCACGAACGCATCTCGTTTTGCTTAAATCTGCACAATCAGAGTGTCAAGGCCATGCGTTATCCTCCGAAGTCATATGGTAAGGACCTCGAAAGCGCCGAAGAAAGACGCGAGCGTGAGCAACAGGATTTGGAATTGGCCAAAGAGATGGCGGAGGATGATGAAGATGGTTTctaa
- the LOC6643843 gene encoding FAD-dependent oxidoreductase domain-containing protein 1, protein MLRYRHVINLLQRRPYTAVPPLPPGSSNGNNSSDPEDNHPIRRTLRILGNDMRKVRDFFVPKEPIQEDVSERIVVKSKFKFDGDKSKGRDRKVDDFQTHCDVLVVGGGGVGSSIAYWLKEKARDGLNVVVVEKDDTYTKSSIPVSIGGMCQQFSLPENIQMSLFAADFMRNSREHFGTEIPLNYSPHGHLILASTAEEAERLRQTSQIQNEFGARNELLSPERLAMRFPWLNTQGITLASHGLEKEGSFDSWSLLANFRRQATGHGAHFVQGEVVDFLFKKDSDIVVVGDESSSYNGLDKAVIQMADGSQRSVKFALCVIAAGSNSGQVARLAKIGVGSGMLRIPLPIESRKRNMFILSTQEQNAPGMAMPMIVDSSETFVRRHGLCGHYICGHNGGQLSQEPVDQPSNTEYFEKHVKPILSQRIPSLDSATIENSWSGYFDYNVYDDNGIIGPHPYYNNLYVAAGFSGHGIQQSLAVGRAISELIMDGQYRTIDLSRLSFDRLIVDQPIYELNNVLS, encoded by the exons ATGTTACGCTATAGACATGTGATCAACCTGCTGCAGCGTCGTCCCTACACTGCTGTACCTCCTCTACCACCCGGTAGCAGCAATGGCAATAACTCCTCCGATCCTGAAGATAATCATCCCATACGTCGAACACTTCGTATACTTGGAAATGATATGCGCAAGGTGAGAGACTTTTTTGTGCCCAAGGAACCGATACAAGAAGATGTCTCTGAGCGGATTGTAGtgaaaagtaaatttaaattcGATGGTGACAAGTCGAAAGGTCGGGATCGCAAGGTGGATGACTTCCAGACGCATTGTGATGTTCTAGTTGTTGGAGGAGGAGGTGTAGGCAGTTCCATAGCCTATTGGCTAAAGGAAAAGGCTCGCGATGGTCTTAACGTAGTTGTGGTCGAGAAAGATGACACG TACACTAAATCCTCAATCCCCGTCTCCATTGGCGGCATGTGTCAACAATTCTCGCTACcagaaaatatacaaatgtCACTTTTTGCTGCCGATTTCATGCGTAACTCTCGTGAGCATTTTGGTACTGAAATTCCGCTAAACTATTCCCCTCATGGGCATTTGATTCTGGCTTCTACGGCAGAGGAAGCTGAAAGACTAAGACAAACATCGCAGATACAAAACGAATTTGGTGCGCGAAATGAATTATTAAGTCCCGAACGTCTCGCCATGCGATTCCCCTGGCTCAATACCCAGGGTATAACTTTAGCATCCCATGGACTCGAAAAGGAGGGATCGTTTGATTCGTGGTCTTTACTGGCCAACTTTAGACGTCAAGCTACTGGCCATGGTGCCCACTTTGTTCAGGGTGAGGTGGTGGATTTTCTTTTCAAGAAAGACTCTGACATAGTAGTTGTGGGCGATGAGAGCTCCAGCTATAATGGTCTCGATAAAGCTGTCATACAGATGGCTGATGGTTCACAAAGATCTGTTAAATTTGCTCTTTGTGTTATAGCAGCCGGGTCCAATTCTGGACAAGTGGCACGTCTGGCTAAGATTGGTGTAGGATCAGGCATGCTGAGAATCCCTCTACCAATTGAATCCCGCAAGCGTAACATGTTTATACTCAGCACACAGGAACAAAATGCTCCCGGCATGGCCATGCCCATGATAGTTGACTCCTCCGAAACATTCGTACGACGACATGGTTTGTGTGGCCACTACATTTGTGGTCACAATGGTGGACAATTGTCACAAGAACCAGTAGATCAACCATCCAATACAGAATATTTTGAGAAGCATGTAAAGCCAATTCTTAGCCAAAGAATTCCATCGCTCGATTCGGCTACAATTGAGAATAGTTGGTCGGGCTATTTTGATTACAATGTCTATGACGACAATGGCATCATTGGTCCACATCcatattataataatttatatgtaGCTGCAGGCTTCAGTGGTCATGGTATACAACAATCCTTGGCTGTGGGTCGTGCCATATCCGAACTAATCATGGATGGACAATATCGTACCATTGACTTGTCGCGCCTGAGCTTTGATCGTTTGATTGTAGATCAGCCCATATACGAGTTGAATAATGTTTTAAGTTAG